Genomic window (Candidatus Nitrosocosmicus franklandus):
ATGTAGGAATTTGGTTGCTCAAAGATAAAATAAAATCTGCCTTTCTTAATAGGAGTTGTCTCAAGAAGGGAATTTGATGGGCGAGAATCACTCAATTTTAAGCTCCTGTCTATTTTTCAATAGGATTTCCTATCATATTCCCCCATTCAGTCCATGAGCCATCGTAGTTCTTTACTGACGGATAACCAAGTAGATATTTTAGTACGAACCAAGTATGAGAAGATCGCTCCCCTATTCTGCAGTAACAAATCACGTGCTTATTTGGAGATACACCATTATCGGCGTAAAGTTTCGCAAGCTCTTCAGCAGATTTGAAGGTTCCATCTTCATTTAGTGCCTGTAGCCATGGAATATTCTTAGCCCCGGGTATGTGACCTCCTCTTTGAGCGTGCTCCATCGGGTACTCCGGCGGTGCAGTAATTTCTCCTTTAAATTCCTTTGCGGAACGCACGTCAACTAACGCTACCTCTTCCTTCCTAAGAGATCGCTTCACATCATCTAGATATGCTCTGATTCCCTCATTTGGTGCAGAAGCGACGTAGTTGGTGGGAGTTATCACCGGCTCTTCCTTGGTGTACGGTCTACCCTCGCTTTCCCACTTTTTTCTCCCTCCATTCATGATCTTGATCTTTTCATGACCGAAATACTTGAATACCCAAAAAGCAAATGCGGCAAACCAATTATTGAAATCACCATACAGAATGAGTTCGTCTTCTTTTTGGATTCCCAGTCGGGACATGAGATCTTCGAATTGTTTCTTGTTTATTATATCCCTGGTGTCAGGATCATTGATATCTCTCTTCCACCAGACCATTCGAGCATTCGGAATATGGCCCTCTTTGTATGCATTTTCAACATCATAGTCTACTTCCAAAATCTTGAT
Coding sequences:
- a CDS encoding sulfurtransferase; protein product: MSKQYSDPSVLCETDWVSNNLNNNQIKILEVDYDVENAYKEGHIPNARMVWWKRDINDPDTRDIINKKQFEDLMSRLGIQKEDELILYGDFNNWFAAFAFWVFKYFGHEKIKIMNGGRKKWESEGRPYTKEEPVITPTNYVASAPNEGIRAYLDDVKRSLRKEEVALVDVRSAKEFKGEITAPPEYPMEHAQRGGHIPGAKNIPWLQALNEDGTFKSAEELAKLYADNGVSPNKHVICYCRIGERSSHTWFVLKYLLGYPSVKNYDGSWTEWGNMIGNPIEK